In the genome of bacterium, one region contains:
- a CDS encoding NAD-dependent malic enzyme, whose amino-acid sequence MTPSPGYSITLRLEIQNRIGMLGKITSAIGAAGGDMGSVDIVSVNKNIIIRDLTVNAGNEEHAQQIVEAVKQIKGVKVLNVSDRVFLIHLGGKIQIANKIPLNTRDALSMAYTPGVARVCKAIQEDPKKAMSLTIKMNSVAIVTDGTAVLGLGDIGPKAAMPVMEGKAMIFKEFANIDAFPLCLDTKDTGEIVATVKHIAPGFGGINLEDISAPRCFEIEQRLKEQLDIPVFHDDQHGTAVVVLAALINALKIVGKRMQQLKVVISGLGAAGIACAKIFMQVGIPEIIGVDTTGTLYKGRKENMNPVKQWLAERTNPKMVKGDLAKAIQGADLFLGVSAPGILKVHHIKKMAKNPIVFALSNPVPEISWEEAAPHVKVMATGRSDYPNQINNALGFPGIFRGALDTRASEINEAMKLAAAHAIAAVVTKKELNEEYIIPSIFNKEVVSSVSAAVAAAAYKTGVARRRQSMFKKLTIQPNS is encoded by the coding sequence ATTACTCCTAGTCCAGGATACAGTATAACCCTGCGATTAGAAATCCAAAATCGAATCGGGATGCTCGGGAAAATCACCTCGGCAATAGGTGCTGCTGGTGGTGATATGGGTAGTGTTGATATCGTCAGTGTGAATAAAAATATTATTATCCGCGATTTAACGGTAAACGCTGGAAATGAAGAACATGCGCAACAAATAGTTGAAGCTGTGAAACAGATTAAAGGAGTAAAAGTTCTCAATGTTTCCGACCGGGTATTTCTAATTCATCTCGGTGGTAAAATTCAAATTGCGAATAAGATACCATTGAATACACGGGATGCCTTATCTATGGCATATACGCCGGGCGTAGCGCGAGTTTGTAAAGCGATTCAAGAAGACCCGAAAAAAGCGATGTCGTTAACCATAAAAATGAATTCAGTAGCGATAGTCACTGATGGGACGGCTGTTCTGGGTTTAGGTGATATAGGTCCGAAAGCAGCGATGCCGGTTATGGAAGGGAAAGCGATGATATTTAAAGAGTTTGCTAATATCGATGCATTTCCACTTTGTTTGGACACAAAAGATACCGGAGAAATTGTAGCGACCGTGAAACATATCGCGCCTGGATTTGGAGGGATCAATTTAGAAGATATTTCTGCTCCACGGTGTTTCGAAATAGAACAGCGGTTAAAAGAACAGCTTGATATTCCTGTTTTTCACGATGACCAACATGGAACCGCTGTGGTAGTATTAGCTGCATTAATTAACGCTTTAAAAATTGTTGGGAAACGAATGCAGCAATTAAAAGTTGTCATTTCTGGATTAGGTGCCGCTGGAATAGCTTGTGCGAAAATATTCATGCAAGTCGGTATACCAGAAATTATCGGAGTAGATACTACCGGAACATTGTATAAAGGTAGAAAAGAAAACATGAACCCGGTGAAACAATGGTTAGCTGAACGAACCAACCCGAAAATGGTTAAAGGTGATTTAGCGAAAGCGATTCAAGGAGCGGATTTATTTTTAGGGGTTTCAGCGCCTGGGATATTAAAAGTGCATCATATTAAAAAAATGGCGAAGAACCCGATAGTATTTGCATTATCTAATCCGGTTCCAGAAATTTCTTGGGAAGAAGCGGCTCCCCATGTTAAAGTTATGGCAACTGGTCGAAGTGATTATCCTAACCAAATAAACAATGCACTCGGATTCCCCGGTATATTTCGAGGAGCCTTAGATACCCGGGCATCTGAGATTAACGAAGCAATGAAACTTGCAGCAGCACATGCGATAGCAGCAGTGGTAACCAAAAAAGAATTAAACGAAGAATATATCATTCCGAGTATTTTTAACAAGGAAGTTGTTTCTTCCGTATCTGCAGCGGTTGCAGCGGCTGCCTATAAAACCGGGGTGGCGCGTAGAAGACAAAGTATGTTTAAAAAACTAACTATACAACCAAACTCATAA
- a CDS encoding DegT/DnrJ/EryC1/StrS family aminotransferase, translating into MNRNQFIYNGKIMQKNEVTDWPIYDSQEKKGLLAVLTSKKWGCLNGNFVQMFEQKFAKYHGAQYGIAVTNGTSGLRIALQAANIQAGDEVIVPPYTFLATATAVLEVNAVPIFVDIEPETYNLDLDLVERAITKKTKAIIPVHFAGLPVDMDRLNAIAKKHNLIVIEDACHAHGAEWKGKKLGALGDMGVFSFQSTKNMTAGEGGIILTNNKTYAKLLRSYVNCGREEGRAWYAHYRLGGNHRMTEWQGAVLLAQLTRLDKQTKQRDTNGLYLTQRLSKIPGIVPLKRGIGETRHSYHLYIFKYKKEFFNNIPKQEFVSILNRNGIPASIGYPIPLYKQPLFINQNFGSYAAAAKKINYRAVYCPNCEIACKQEAIWLPQTVMLGSKKDMDDIVYTIESIQHKLLRS; encoded by the coding sequence ATGAATAGGAACCAATTTATATACAATGGAAAAATAATGCAGAAAAATGAAGTTACTGATTGGCCGATTTACGATAGTCAAGAAAAAAAAGGATTATTGGCAGTTTTAACCTCAAAAAAATGGGGATGTTTAAATGGTAATTTTGTTCAGATGTTCGAACAGAAATTCGCAAAATATCATGGGGCACAATATGGTATTGCTGTTACGAATGGAACTAGCGGGCTAAGAATAGCATTACAAGCCGCAAATATTCAAGCAGGCGATGAAGTTATAGTACCGCCATATACCTTTCTCGCAACAGCAACTGCTGTTTTAGAAGTAAATGCGGTTCCTATTTTTGTTGATATCGAACCAGAAACGTATAATCTCGATCTCGATTTAGTTGAACGCGCAATTACAAAGAAAACGAAAGCGATTATTCCAGTTCATTTTGCGGGTTTACCCGTGGATATGGATAGATTGAATGCAATTGCGAAAAAACATAATTTAATCGTGATCGAAGATGCCTGCCATGCACACGGTGCAGAATGGAAAGGGAAAAAATTAGGTGCCCTCGGTGATATGGGCGTATTCAGTTTTCAATCAACGAAGAATATGACTGCTGGTGAAGGAGGGATAATTCTCACCAACAACAAAACATACGCTAAATTACTCCGTTCTTATGTGAATTGCGGACGAGAAGAAGGCCGAGCATGGTATGCGCATTATCGTTTAGGTGGCAACCATCGAATGACTGAATGGCAGGGAGCAGTATTATTAGCGCAACTCACCCGATTAGATAAACAGACTAAGCAACGCGATACGAATGGATTATATTTAACCCAGCGGTTGAGTAAAATTCCGGGAATTGTCCCATTAAAACGAGGGATAGGTGAAACACGACATTCATACCATTTATACATTTTCAAGTACAAAAAAGAGTTTTTCAATAATATTCCAAAACAGGAGTTCGTTTCGATATTAAATAGAAATGGTATACCAGCAAGTATTGGGTATCCTATCCCATTATATAAACAGCCGTTATTTATAAACCAGAATTTTGGTTCCTATGCAGCGGCAGCAAAAAAAATCAATTATAGAGCAGTATATTGTCCGAACTGTGAAATAGCTTGTAAACAAGAAGCGATATGGTTACCTCAAACGGTTATGTTAGGATCGAAAAAAGATATGGATGATATCGTATATACCATAGAGAGCATTCAACATAAGCTATTACGTTCATAA
- a CDS encoding cyclase family protein has translation MAWIDITGPIQEGMWNYGPHLPEITIKKIEAIEQGKHDIYAFCLTSLTATYLETAAHYFKGERSIDQLHPEDFILDANIIKLKPKGFQEAILVEELRPYTEKIKPNSALLISTGWEDKWNNPDFVIGSPYFTPEAMQWVVDRKISLLGADIPCYDNQKNSVRVNSLLFKSGALILAPLVNLKNIPKDSAKLYAFPLKIVGVCATPCRALLEL, from the coding sequence ATGGCATGGATTGATATAACCGGTCCGATTCAGGAAGGAATGTGGAATTATGGACCACATTTACCGGAAATTACCATAAAAAAAATTGAAGCAATAGAACAGGGTAAGCACGATATATATGCTTTTTGTTTAACCTCTCTTACTGCAACCTATTTGGAAACTGCTGCCCATTATTTTAAAGGAGAACGTAGTATTGACCAATTACATCCTGAAGACTTTATTTTAGATGCGAATATCATTAAACTTAAACCGAAAGGATTTCAGGAAGCTATTTTAGTTGAAGAACTTAGACCTTACACTGAAAAAATTAAACCGAACAGTGCTCTATTAATTTCTACCGGTTGGGAAGATAAATGGAACAACCCTGATTTTGTTATCGGGAGTCCTTATTTCACGCCGGAAGCGATGCAGTGGGTGGTCGACCGGAAAATATCATTACTCGGGGCAGATATCCCCTGTTACGACAATCAGAAAAATTCCGTTAGAGTAAATAGTCTCCTATTCAAATCCGGTGCTTTAATATTAGCTCCGTTAGTGAATCTAAAAAATATACCGAAAGATTCGGCGAAACTCTATGCTTTCCCTTTAAAAATCGTCGGTGTATGCGCAACTCCCTGTCGAGCACTACTCGAACTTTAA
- a CDS encoding Asp23/Gls24 family envelope stress response protein, with translation MVTVENRRNELGAVRIQNEVVGTIAGIAASEVSGVLGLGGGFSIAEVFGRKSFNKGIKVEIANGEAAIDLYITVEYGRNIPEISYLVQQNVKRAIENMTGLSVVEVNVNIEGVQPKKGGTPEPEVDFRHIR, from the coding sequence ATGGTTACTGTTGAAAATAGAAGAAATGAACTTGGTGCGGTACGTATCCAGAATGAAGTGGTTGGAACGATTGCTGGAATTGCCGCTAGTGAAGTGAGTGGCGTGCTTGGATTGGGAGGAGGCTTTTCAATCGCTGAAGTATTCGGCAGAAAAAGTTTTAATAAAGGGATTAAGGTAGAAATTGCTAATGGTGAAGCGGCAATAGATTTATATATTACCGTTGAATATGGTCGGAATATTCCGGAAATTTCTTATCTGGTACAGCAGAATGTAAAACGGGCTATAGAAAATATGACCGGGCTATCTGTGGTCGAAGTGAATGTTAATATTGAAGGGGTTCAACCCAAAAAAGGGGGTACGCCTGAACCGGAAGTGGATTTTCGACATATTCGCTAA
- the amaP gene encoding alkaline shock response membrane anchor protein AmaP: MGMRFIRRTAATICILLVLSVGIILTAIAIHYSFATQGSIAVETIISQYLLMLKQNPNTRVATFLAGLVLLLVSLITLYLAIRGDSLSPTIVVRTESGNVIVSASAIEDFIQRLGRTIDGIKDLRPNLILTKTGWKLDVRVTMWSDSSIPELRKRIEDQIKFHMLNLIGSEKIQQINVYVVRIVDRGRLTRRSSDIDFIT, from the coding sequence ATGGGGATGCGATTTATTCGGAGAACCGCAGCAACAATTTGTATTCTTTTAGTATTAAGCGTTGGCATTATCCTGACAGCAATTGCGATTCATTATTCTTTTGCTACGCAAGGGAGTATTGCGGTTGAAACCATCATCTCTCAGTACCTATTGATGCTAAAGCAAAATCCTAATACCCGCGTTGCGACTTTTTTAGCTGGGCTGGTTTTATTGCTCGTTAGTTTGATAACGCTCTACTTAGCGATTCGGGGAGATAGTCTTTCACCAACCATTGTGGTTAGAACCGAATCCGGAAACGTCATTGTATCTGCCTCTGCTATTGAAGATTTTATCCAGCGTCTTGGACGGACTATTGATGGAATTAAAGATTTACGACCGAATTTAATATTAACTAAAACCGGCTGGAAACTTGATGTACGGGTAACCATGTGGTCGGATAGCAGTATTCCGGAGTTACGCAAACGGATTGAAGACCAGATAAAGTTCCATATGCTCAATCTGATTGGGAGTGAAAAAATCCAACAGATTAATGTATATGTTGTGCGGATAGTTGATCGTGGACGTTTAACTAGGAGAAGTTCGGATATTGATTTTATTACCTAG